The sequence CTGTTTCAGCGCATGATAAATCTGGTCTAGTTGTGCTACAGCGCGCTGTTGCACATTGTCAGATTGATAGTCGCCAGCATCAAGTGCCTGCTGGTAAAGTGTTGTAGGTGTACTTGGTTGCATGTTTATCACCAATCCCTGATAAAATAGTTATCTACTTTTCGCGGTACTTTCTCACTGATTTATCGCGCAATCGCAGCATTTATCGACTCTATCCTTGCGGAAAAAGCCTGATAACCAAAAGCAAAGTTGCATCAGGATTCCACTCAGACAAGGTTAACGGTTATAGTGGCTATTATTAAGTGAAAAGTCCTGCTGAACAATGAAGTCACAAAAGGAGTCATCATGACCTGGGAGTATGCGCTTATTGGGTTGGTTGTTGGTATCGTGATTGGCGCGGTAGCTATGCGCTTTGGCAACCGCAAATTGCGTCAGCAGCAAGTGCTGCAAAATGAGCTGGAGAAGAGCAAAACAGATTTGGAAGAGTATCGTCAGGAACTGGTTGGGCACTTCGCCCGCAGTGCTGAGTTGCTGGATAATATGGCTCGCGACTACCGCCA comes from Yersinia mollaretii ATCC 43969 and encodes:
- the zapG gene encoding Z-ring associated protein ZapG codes for the protein MTWEYALIGLVVGIVIGAVAMRFGNRKLRQQQVLQNELEKSKTDLEEYRQELVGHFARSAELLDNMARDYRQLYQHMAKSSNNLLPDLPLQDNPFRYRLTESEADNDQAPVKMPPRDYSEGASGLLRPEHQTRD